A window of Micrococcus endophyticus contains these coding sequences:
- a CDS encoding DNA-processing protein DprA, translating into MTATAAHDHPAAAAQRPDTQRPDAHRPDTQRPDAARIARAALTRLVEPGDALAVHAVAALGPERALVLLTGREAIQPAERDLLAEHAGAPDTLARRWSAGLDRWAPRAARLDPVRDLVALHRLGGGLLVPEDEAWPAALDDLGEAAPLGLWFRGPGTLPPASRALAVVGSREATAYGRAVTTRLAAHAVQQGVCVVSGGAYGIDGVAHRAALAAPVGPDAADAHDGASGRVPPTVAVLAGGLDRFYPAGHEDLLREVMAAGLLVSEMPPGASPTRYRFLQRNRVIAALAGAVLVVEARWRSGAQNTAGHAFGLGREVGAVPGPVTSPSSAGCHRLLQETPARLVTSEAEALALLDGGAPAPRPGGTGGGAGNTASSSPASAASPVRVTDGLSVEEALVHEALPLRQAVPVDRITVSAGLALPTVLASLSRLQRAGLARRVEDRWRRA; encoded by the coding sequence ATGACCGCCACCGCCGCCCACGACCATCCCGCGGCCGCCGCGCAGCGGCCGGACACACAGCGGCCGGACGCGCACCGACCTGACACGCAGCGGCCCGACGCCGCCCGGATCGCCCGCGCCGCGCTCACCCGCCTCGTCGAGCCCGGGGACGCGCTCGCGGTCCACGCGGTGGCCGCGCTCGGCCCCGAGCGGGCCCTCGTCCTGCTCACCGGCCGGGAGGCCATCCAGCCCGCCGAGCGGGACCTGCTCGCCGAGCACGCCGGCGCGCCGGACACCTTGGCACGCCGCTGGTCCGCCGGGCTGGACCGCTGGGCGCCCCGCGCCGCCCGCCTGGACCCGGTGCGGGACCTCGTCGCGCTGCACCGCCTCGGCGGCGGCCTGCTCGTCCCCGAGGACGAGGCCTGGCCCGCCGCCCTGGACGACCTCGGGGAGGCCGCCCCGCTCGGCCTCTGGTTCCGCGGACCGGGGACGCTGCCGCCGGCGTCACGGGCGCTCGCCGTGGTCGGGAGCCGGGAGGCCACCGCCTACGGGCGCGCCGTCACCACGCGCCTGGCCGCGCACGCCGTCCAGCAGGGCGTGTGCGTGGTCTCCGGCGGGGCCTACGGGATCGACGGCGTCGCGCACCGGGCTGCCCTGGCGGCGCCCGTCGGGCCGGACGCCGCGGACGCCCACGACGGGGCGTCGGGCCGCGTGCCGCCGACGGTGGCCGTGCTGGCCGGCGGCCTGGACCGGTTCTATCCGGCGGGCCACGAGGACCTGCTCCGGGAGGTCATGGCCGCCGGGCTCCTCGTCTCGGAGATGCCGCCGGGGGCCAGCCCCACGCGGTACCGGTTCCTCCAGCGCAACCGTGTGATCGCGGCGCTGGCGGGTGCCGTGCTGGTCGTGGAGGCCCGCTGGCGCTCGGGCGCGCAGAACACCGCCGGGCACGCGTTCGGCCTGGGCCGGGAGGTCGGCGCGGTGCCCGGACCCGTCACCTCGCCGAGCTCGGCCGGCTGCCACCGCCTGCTCCAGGAGACCCCGGCGCGTCTCGTGACCTCGGAGGCCGAGGCCCTGGCCCTGCTCGACGGCGGCGCGCCCGCCCCGCGGCCGGGCGGCACCGGGGGCGGGGCCGGGAACACGGCGTCCTCCTCGCCCGCCTCCGCCGCCTCGCCCGTGCGGGTCACGGACGGGCTGAGCGTGGAGGAGGCGCTCGTCCACGAGGCGCTGCCGCTGCGGCAGGCCGTGCCCGTGGACCGGATCACCGTGAGCGCGGGCCTCGCCCTGCCGACCGTCCTGGCGTCCCTGTCCCGTCTGCAGCGGGCGGGCCTGGCCCGGCGCGTGGAGGACCGGTGGCGCCGGGCCTGA
- a CDS encoding YifB family Mg chelatase-like AAA ATPase — protein sequence MSGIGRTRSISLSGLRGEVVHVEADIAQSLPGFTLLGLPDQALQESRDRIRSAARNAGLPLTRRHLTVNLLPAGVHKRGAGHDLAIVLAAYAADGRVRGVEGPVFLAELGLDGALHRSPETVAMVMAAVDAGCSEVVVAEDAEAEARLVPGAEVRGFAHLHDVILAFGGEPEGEAPQRRPVRPADDDGAPGAGPGAPDLAEVAGQAEARFALEVAAAGAHHLLLRGAPGAGKTMLAERLPGILPPLDRRTALECAALRSLRGADALARRGVGQGSAGTRAAGDLDRTPPFEAPHHSASMAALVGGGANLARPGAVSLAHGGVLFLDEAPEFERRALESLRQPLESGEVLLHRARGTVAYPARFQLVLAANPCPCGKGGGNGVECRCSVTERRRYGQRLSGPLLDRVDLQVTVRPVQARQLAGAPAAETSAQVAARVAEAARRQAERWARAAEEGLVAPGLRRNAHAPAGVLRHGPYAVPRAARRAADEAVDHGLLSARGHARVLRLAWTLADLRGAETPAPEDTDVALTLRHQEEDET from the coding sequence ATGAGCGGGATCGGCCGCACGCGCTCCATCAGCCTCTCTGGGCTGCGCGGCGAGGTCGTCCACGTGGAGGCGGACATCGCCCAGTCCCTGCCCGGCTTCACCCTGCTGGGCCTGCCGGACCAGGCGCTGCAGGAGAGCCGGGACCGCATCCGCTCCGCCGCCCGCAACGCCGGGCTGCCGCTGACCCGGCGGCACCTCACCGTCAACCTGCTCCCGGCAGGGGTGCACAAGCGGGGCGCCGGGCATGATCTGGCGATCGTCCTCGCGGCGTACGCCGCGGACGGGCGCGTCCGCGGCGTCGAGGGGCCGGTGTTCCTGGCCGAGCTCGGCCTGGACGGGGCCCTGCACCGATCGCCCGAGACCGTGGCCATGGTGATGGCGGCCGTGGACGCCGGGTGCTCCGAGGTGGTGGTCGCCGAGGACGCGGAGGCCGAGGCCCGGCTGGTGCCGGGGGCGGAGGTCCGCGGCTTCGCCCACCTGCACGACGTCATCCTCGCCTTCGGCGGGGAGCCGGAGGGGGAGGCGCCGCAGCGGCGCCCCGTCCGTCCCGCCGACGACGACGGCGCCCCCGGTGCGGGGCCGGGCGCGCCGGACCTGGCGGAGGTCGCGGGCCAGGCCGAGGCCCGGTTCGCCCTCGAGGTGGCCGCCGCCGGCGCCCACCACCTGCTGCTGCGCGGGGCGCCCGGGGCGGGCAAGACCATGCTCGCGGAGCGCCTGCCCGGGATCCTCCCGCCGCTGGACCGGCGCACCGCGCTCGAGTGCGCGGCCCTGCGCTCCCTGCGCGGCGCGGACGCCCTCGCCCGGCGCGGCGTCGGGCAGGGCTCGGCGGGCACCCGCGCGGCGGGCGACCTGGACCGCACGCCGCCGTTCGAGGCGCCCCACCATTCGGCGTCCATGGCCGCGCTGGTGGGCGGCGGCGCCAACCTGGCCCGCCCCGGTGCCGTCTCCCTCGCCCACGGCGGCGTCCTCTTCCTGGACGAGGCCCCCGAGTTCGAACGGCGCGCACTGGAGTCCCTGCGCCAGCCCCTGGAGTCCGGGGAGGTCTTGCTGCACCGGGCGCGCGGCACCGTGGCCTACCCGGCCCGGTTCCAGCTCGTGCTCGCCGCCAACCCCTGCCCGTGCGGCAAGGGCGGCGGCAACGGCGTGGAGTGCCGGTGCAGCGTGACCGAGCGCCGCCGCTACGGCCAGCGCCTCTCCGGCCCCCTGCTGGACCGGGTGGACCTGCAGGTGACCGTGCGCCCCGTGCAGGCCCGCCAGCTCGCCGGCGCCCCCGCCGCGGAGACCTCCGCGCAGGTCGCCGCCCGGGTGGCCGAGGCCGCCCGCCGCCAGGCCGAGCGGTGGGCGCGCGCCGCCGAGGAGGGGCTCGTGGCGCCCGGGCTGCGCCGCAACGCCCACGCCCCGGCCGGCGTGCTGCGCCACGGCCCCTACGCCGTGCCCCGGGCGGCCCGGCGGGCCGCGGACGAGGCCGTGGACCATGGCCTGCTCAGCGCCCGCGGCCACGCCCGCGTGCTCCGGCTCGCCTGGACCCTGGCCGACCTGCGCGGCGCCGAGACGCCCGCCCCCGAGGACACCGACGTCGCGCTGACCCTGCGCCACCAGGAGGAGGACGAGACATGA
- a CDS encoding YraN family protein — MTGTAEKVGADSPGGGRGSRAHTALGRFGEDAAARWLADRGYVIADRNWRGEAGELDLVAHHAGWWVGVEVKTRSGLAFGDPLESIDRRKLLRLHRLTAAWVRAHGEGRRAERWRVDAVAVLVPRTGGIRFDLLQDVRP, encoded by the coding sequence ATGACGGGGACCGCGGAGAAGGTCGGGGCGGACTCGCCCGGAGGAGGGCGGGGCAGCCGCGCGCACACGGCGCTGGGCCGGTTTGGGGAGGACGCGGCGGCGCGCTGGCTCGCCGACCGCGGCTACGTGATCGCGGACCGCAACTGGCGGGGCGAGGCCGGCGAGCTGGACCTGGTGGCCCACCACGCCGGCTGGTGGGTGGGGGTCGAGGTGAAGACCCGCTCCGGCCTGGCGTTCGGGGACCCGCTGGAGTCGATCGACCGGCGCAAGCTGCTGCGCCTGCACCGCCTCACCGCCGCCTGGGTGCGGGCCCACGGCGAGGGCCGCCGGGCGGAGCGATGGCGGGTGGACGCCGTCGCCGTCCTGGTGCCGCGCACGGGCGGGATCCGCTTCGACCTGCTCCAGGACGTGCGGCCATGA
- a CDS encoding DUF2469 domain-containing protein: MSADDVEDFEAEAELLLYREYRDVVGLFRYVVETERRFYLANDVRLTPRQSDGDVFFEILLEDAWVWDVYRTQRFIKRVKVLTFKDVNIEELPRDELQVPPDGQLPG; the protein is encoded by the coding sequence ATGAGCGCGGACGACGTCGAGGACTTCGAGGCCGAGGCCGAGCTGCTGCTGTACCGGGAGTACCGGGACGTGGTGGGCCTGTTCCGCTACGTGGTGGAGACCGAGCGGCGCTTCTACCTGGCCAACGACGTGCGCCTGACGCCCCGCCAGTCGGACGGGGACGTGTTCTTCGAGATCCTCCTCGAGGACGCCTGGGTATGGGACGTCTACCGCACGCAGCGCTTCATCAAGCGCGTCAAGGTGCTCACCTTCAAGGACGTGAACATCGAGGAGCTGCCCCGGGACGAGCTGCAGGTCCCGCCGGACGGGCAGCTGCCGGGCTGA
- a CDS encoding ribonuclease HII, translating to MTGAERAPRAGAQTAVRAGLDVEAGLAAPFLAAGGTDRVLVAGMDEVGRGALAGPVVVGVCAAWLPAEGEIPAVRDSKALTDRRRRALVPEIRAWAAAVALGEASPAEIDALGISAALGLAGRRAWAAVCAAAGQEPVALVLDGRDDWLTRSDPDAGPAPTPRPVPPVPTMLVKAEDRCATVAAASIAAKVARDDTMIALHADHPAYGWAGNKGYGAAAHRAAILDHGAGEHHRRSWSLGLPAAPADEPPTLFD from the coding sequence GTGACCGGGGCGGAACGCGCGCCCCGGGCCGGGGCGCAGACCGCCGTGCGCGCCGGCCTCGACGTCGAGGCCGGGCTCGCCGCGCCGTTCCTGGCCGCGGGCGGGACGGACCGCGTCCTGGTGGCCGGCATGGACGAGGTGGGCCGCGGCGCGCTGGCCGGGCCCGTCGTCGTCGGCGTCTGCGCGGCCTGGCTGCCCGCCGAGGGCGAGATCCCCGCCGTGCGCGACTCCAAGGCGCTCACGGACCGCCGCCGCCGGGCGCTCGTGCCCGAGATCCGGGCGTGGGCGGCCGCCGTGGCCCTGGGCGAGGCGAGCCCCGCCGAGATCGACGCGCTGGGCATCTCGGCCGCCCTGGGACTGGCCGGGCGACGCGCGTGGGCCGCGGTGTGCGCCGCGGCCGGCCAGGAGCCGGTGGCCCTCGTGCTGGACGGCAGGGACGACTGGCTGACCCGCTCCGACCCGGACGCCGGACCGGCGCCGACCCCACGACCGGTGCCGCCCGTGCCCACCATGCTGGTGAAGGCCGAGGACCGGTGCGCCACCGTGGCCGCGGCGTCGATCGCCGCGAAGGTGGCCCGGGACGACACCATGATCGCCCTCCACGCGGACCACCCGGCCTACGGCTGGGCCGGGAACAAGGGGTACGGGGCTGCCGCCCACCGGGCCGCGATCCTCGACCACGGGGCGGGGGAGCACCACCGCCGCAGCTGGAGCCTGGGCCTGCCCGCCGCGCCCGCGGACGAGCCGCCGACGCTGTTCGACTGA
- the lepB gene encoding signal peptidase I, giving the protein MSRPDHRLVPPAAGHAHDSGAAPADDAARRAGPTGALLGHAVPSGAGSHALPAKPGRGPLRAVLAVVVLTVLACVLAWAFLARMYAIPSSSMEPGLRAGDRVVATLLTPEPYPVRRGDVVVFDDTKGWLADGGHVIKRVVGLPGDTVSFTPGEAALRVNGVPVAEPYLAPGDAPAQDAFEATVPAGRLWVLGDHRSASADSRAHRDGPGGGFVSLDDVVGRARFVVWPLDRIGGAGAAPEAFEAVPDARGAGS; this is encoded by the coding sequence GTGAGCCGCCCGGACCACCGCCTGGTGCCGCCCGCCGCGGGCCATGCCCACGACTCCGGCGCCGCTCCCGCCGACGACGCCGCTCGCCGGGCCGGGCCGACCGGCGCCCTGCTCGGCCACGCGGTCCCCTCGGGAGCCGGCTCGCACGCCCTGCCCGCCAAGCCCGGCCGCGGCCCGCTGCGGGCGGTGCTGGCCGTCGTCGTGCTGACGGTGCTGGCGTGCGTGCTGGCGTGGGCCTTCCTGGCGCGCATGTACGCCATCCCGTCGTCCTCCATGGAGCCGGGCCTGCGCGCGGGGGACCGCGTGGTGGCCACGCTGCTGACCCCGGAGCCGTACCCGGTGCGCCGCGGGGACGTCGTCGTCTTCGACGACACCAAGGGGTGGCTCGCCGACGGCGGGCACGTGATCAAGCGCGTCGTCGGGCTGCCGGGGGACACCGTCTCCTTCACGCCGGGCGAGGCGGCGCTGCGCGTGAACGGCGTCCCCGTCGCCGAGCCCTACCTGGCCCCCGGGGACGCGCCCGCGCAGGACGCCTTCGAGGCGACCGTGCCCGCCGGACGGCTGTGGGTGCTGGGCGACCACCGCTCCGCCTCCGCCGACTCCCGGGCCCACCGCGACGGCCCCGGCGGCGGCTTCGTGTCCCTCGACGACGTCGTCGGCCGCGCCCGGTTCGTGGTGTGGCCGCTGGACCGGATCGGCGGCGCCGGCGCCGCCCCGGAGGCGTTCGAGGCCGTGCCCGACGCGCGGGGGGCGGGCTCGTGA
- the lepB gene encoding signal peptidase I yields MPGSGGSGTGRGATPARGSGGTAWWAWIGLTVAAAVVAAAVLRALTGPVYLIPSGSMEPTLHPGDRVRVDASAAGGEGVRRGDVVVFDGAGSLAPYRSAGSLERGLEDVARSWGLGASGDAFVKRVLALPGDRLECCAPDGRLLRDGAPVDEPYLGRPVTAQDPAADGSWTFEVPEGRMVVLGDNRSASRDSRALLGGAGGGLIPLERVEGRAAEVVWPLDRRGPVDASAPEAAPGAAP; encoded by the coding sequence GTGCCCGGATCCGGCGGATCCGGGACCGGGCGGGGCGCGACGCCGGCCCGCGGGTCCGGCGGGACGGCCTGGTGGGCGTGGATCGGCCTGACCGTCGCGGCCGCCGTGGTGGCGGCCGCGGTGTTGCGGGCCCTGACCGGGCCCGTGTACCTCATCCCCTCCGGCTCGATGGAGCCCACCCTGCACCCCGGGGATCGCGTGCGCGTGGACGCGTCGGCGGCCGGCGGGGAGGGGGTGCGGCGCGGCGACGTGGTGGTGTTCGACGGCGCCGGCAGCCTGGCCCCGTACCGCTCAGCCGGCTCCCTCGAGCGCGGCCTCGAGGACGTGGCCCGGTCGTGGGGCCTCGGCGCCTCCGGGGACGCGTTCGTCAAGCGGGTGCTCGCCCTGCCCGGCGACCGCCTGGAGTGCTGCGCGCCCGACGGGCGGCTGCTGCGCGACGGCGCGCCGGTGGACGAGCCCTACCTGGGCCGCCCCGTGACCGCGCAGGACCCGGCCGCGGACGGCTCCTGGACCTTCGAGGTGCCCGAGGGGCGCATGGTGGTCCTCGGGGACAACCGGTCCGCCTCGCGGGACTCGCGCGCCCTGCTCGGCGGCGCCGGCGGCGGTCTCATCCCGCTCGAGCGCGTCGAGGGCCGGGCCGCGGAGGTCGTGTGGCCCCTGGACCGGCGCGGCCCGGTGGACGCCTCCGCCCCGGAGGCGGCGCCCGGAGCCGCCCCGTGA
- the rplS gene encoding 50S ribosomal protein L19 — protein sequence MHILDSLDSKTLRSDIPEFAPGDTVKVHVNIIEGKTARVQVFQGYVMGRNGYGVRETFRVRKVSFGVGVERVFPVHSPVIDKIEVVTKGDVRRAKLYYMRDRHGKAARIREKRVDAK from the coding sequence ATGCACATTCTCGACTCCCTCGACAGCAAGACGCTGCGCTCCGACATCCCGGAGTTCGCCCCCGGCGACACCGTCAAGGTGCACGTCAACATCATCGAGGGCAAGACCGCCCGCGTGCAGGTCTTCCAGGGCTACGTCATGGGCCGCAACGGCTACGGCGTGCGCGAGACCTTCCGCGTCCGCAAGGTGTCCTTCGGCGTGGGCGTGGAGCGCGTGTTCCCGGTGCACTCCCCGGTCATCGACAAGATCGAGGTCGTCACCAAGGGCGACGTGCGCCGCGCGAAGCTCTACTACATGCGCGACCGCCACGGCAAGGCCGCCCGCATCCGCGAGAAGCGCGTCGACGCCAAGTGA
- the trmD gene encoding tRNA (guanosine(37)-N1)-methyltransferase TrmD, which translates to MRFDVVTIFPEYLAVLDVSLLGRARREGLVDVHVHDLRDFTFDRHRTVDDTPYGGGAGMVMKPEPWALALEHVFAQAPADAGERPVLLVPTPSGERFSQGLARELAQREHVAIACGRYEGIDERVFGWAEELFEVRLVSLGDYVLNGGEVAALAMIEAVGRLVPGVVGNPASLVEESHEDGLLEYPVYTKPADWRGREVPPVLLSGDHGKVAAWRRAQQEERTRARRPDLWEALGRDG; encoded by the coding sequence GTGCGCTTCGACGTCGTCACGATCTTCCCCGAGTACCTCGCGGTGCTCGACGTGTCCTTGCTGGGCCGGGCCCGGCGCGAGGGCCTCGTGGACGTGCACGTCCACGACCTGCGCGACTTCACCTTTGACCGCCACCGCACCGTGGACGACACCCCGTACGGCGGCGGCGCCGGCATGGTGATGAAGCCCGAGCCGTGGGCCCTGGCCCTGGAGCACGTGTTCGCGCAGGCGCCGGCGGACGCGGGGGAGCGGCCGGTGCTGCTCGTGCCCACGCCCTCCGGCGAGCGGTTCAGCCAGGGGCTGGCCCGCGAGCTGGCGCAGCGCGAGCACGTGGCCATCGCGTGCGGCCGCTACGAGGGCATCGACGAGCGCGTGTTCGGCTGGGCCGAGGAGCTCTTCGAGGTGCGCCTCGTCTCGCTCGGCGACTACGTCCTCAACGGCGGCGAGGTGGCCGCGCTGGCCATGATCGAGGCCGTGGGGCGCCTCGTGCCCGGCGTGGTGGGCAACCCCGCCTCCCTCGTGGAGGAGTCCCACGAGGACGGGCTCCTCGAGTACCCCGTCTACACCAAGCCCGCGGACTGGCGCGGCCGCGAGGTGCCCCCCGTGCTCCTCTCCGGTGACCACGGCAAGGTGGCGGCGTGGCGTCGGGCCCAGCAGGAGGAGCGCACGCGGGCGCGGCGCCCGGACCTGTGGGAGGCGCTCGGCCGGGACGGCTGA
- the rimM gene encoding ribosome maturation factor RimM (Essential for efficient processing of 16S rRNA), with protein MSPAPQDGLVRVARIGKPHGIRGEVTVQVFTDDPDARFAPGATLTVRDGGPSLPAELTVTRARWNKQILVVGFEQSPDRNTAETLRGAQLFAAPAAPEESDEWYEDDLVDLEVRVDGRRVGVVTALTTGAVQDLLHVALDGVDEEALVPFVEEIVPEIDPEAGVLVLTPPPGLLELASGEADQDDDAAASDAEADADARREG; from the coding sequence ATGAGCCCCGCACCCCAGGACGGCCTCGTCCGCGTCGCCCGCATCGGCAAGCCGCACGGCATCCGCGGCGAGGTGACCGTGCAGGTCTTCACCGACGACCCCGACGCCCGCTTCGCCCCCGGCGCGACCCTGACCGTCCGGGACGGCGGCCCGTCGCTGCCCGCCGAGCTCACGGTGACCCGGGCCCGCTGGAACAAGCAGATCCTAGTGGTCGGCTTCGAGCAGTCCCCGGACCGCAACACCGCCGAGACCCTGCGCGGCGCCCAGCTGTTCGCCGCCCCGGCCGCGCCGGAGGAGTCCGACGAGTGGTACGAGGACGACCTCGTGGACCTCGAGGTGCGCGTCGACGGCCGCCGCGTGGGCGTCGTGACCGCCCTGACGACCGGCGCGGTCCAGGATCTGCTGCACGTGGCCCTGGACGGCGTGGACGAGGAGGCGCTCGTGCCCTTCGTCGAGGAGATCGTCCCGGAGATCGACCCCGAGGCCGGCGTGCTCGTGCTGACCCCGCCGCCCGGCCTGCTCGAGCTAGCCTCCGGCGAGGCGGACCAGGACGACGACGCCGCGGCCTCCGACGCCGAGGCGGACGCCGACGCGCGCCGGGAGGGCTGA
- a CDS encoding RNA-binding protein produces MLTEALEHLVRGIVDTPEAVRVDARSQRRGDMLEVRVAPEDLGRVIGRQGRTATALRTVLDGLAGHPVRVDVVETDRRR; encoded by the coding sequence ATGCTCACCGAGGCCCTCGAGCACCTGGTGCGCGGCATCGTGGACACGCCCGAGGCGGTCCGCGTGGACGCCCGCTCCCAGCGGCGCGGCGACATGCTGGAGGTCCGCGTGGCCCCCGAGGACCTGGGTCGCGTGATCGGCCGCCAGGGTCGCACCGCGACCGCGCTGCGCACCGTGCTGGACGGCCTGGCCGGCCACCCCGTCCGCGTGGACGTGGTGGAGACCGACCGCCGTCGCTGA
- the rpsP gene encoding 30S ribosomal protein S16, which yields MAVKIRLKRFGKIRAPYYRIVVADSRTRRDGRAIEEIGKYHPTEEPSYIEVDSERAQYWLSVGAQPTEQVAALLKITGDWQKFKGESGAEGTLKSKSEKEAFVAPDKGSVILPEEPKAEEPKAEESAEAETPAEEAAEAPAEAAEKSE from the coding sequence GTGGCTGTCAAGATTCGCCTGAAGCGGTTCGGCAAGATCCGCGCCCCGTACTACCGCATCGTCGTCGCCGACTCCCGCACCCGCCGTGACGGCCGTGCGATCGAGGAGATCGGCAAGTACCACCCGACCGAGGAGCCCTCGTACATCGAGGTCGACTCCGAGCGCGCGCAGTACTGGCTCTCCGTGGGCGCCCAGCCCACCGAGCAGGTCGCCGCGCTGCTGAAGATCACCGGCGACTGGCAGAAGTTCAAGGGCGAGTCCGGCGCCGAGGGCACCCTGAAGTCCAAGTCCGAGAAGGAGGCCTTCGTGGCCCCCGACAAGGGCTCGGTCATCCTGCCGGAGGAGCCCAAGGCCGAGGAGCCCAAGGCTGAGGAGTCCGCCGAGGCCGAGACCCCGGCCGAGGAGGCCGCCGAGGCCCCGGCCGAGGCCGCCGAGAAGTCCGAGTGA
- the ffh gene encoding signal recognition particle protein, translating into MFNSLSDRLTATFRSLKGKGRLTEADIDATAREIRRALLDADVAVPVVRQFIAQIKERALGEEVAQALNPGQQVVKIVNEELVGILGGETRRIRHAKTGTTVIMLVGLQGAGKTTLAGKLAHLLKSQGHTPLLVACDLQRPNAVKQLQVGGERAGVPVFAPHPGVSSEFEAATGDPVQVARDGVAEANAKYHDVVIIDTAGRLGVDAELMQQAADVRAAVEPDEVLFVIDAMIGQDAVATAQAFNEGVGFTGVVLTKLDGDARGGAALSVRHVTGKPIMFASTGEGLKDFEVFHPDRMASRILDMGDVLSLIEQAEQNWDRSEAEKMAKKFADQEDFTLDDFLNQMQQLKKMGSLKKMLMMMPGAQGMRQQLEQFDESSIGRVEAVIHSMTPHERVAPKIINGSRRARIAKGSGVSVSEVNGLLERFAEAQKMMKRMAAGGGMPGMPGAPGGVSRKAKGKNAKRNKVKSGNPAKAAAERKALEERQARAAQAQAGAVFGRDGGAGMDGFDPSSLNLPAGFEKYLKDR; encoded by the coding sequence GTGTTCAACTCCCTGTCCGACCGCCTCACAGCCACGTTCCGCAGCCTCAAGGGCAAGGGACGGCTGACCGAGGCGGACATCGACGCCACCGCACGCGAGATCCGCCGCGCCCTCCTGGACGCCGACGTGGCCGTGCCCGTGGTCCGTCAGTTCATCGCCCAGATCAAGGAGCGCGCCCTCGGCGAGGAGGTCGCCCAGGCCCTGAACCCGGGCCAGCAGGTCGTGAAGATCGTCAACGAGGAGCTCGTGGGGATCCTCGGCGGCGAGACCCGGCGCATCCGCCACGCCAAGACCGGCACCACGGTGATCATGCTCGTGGGCCTGCAGGGCGCAGGCAAGACGACCCTCGCCGGCAAGCTCGCGCACCTGCTCAAGTCCCAGGGCCACACCCCGCTGCTCGTGGCCTGCGACCTGCAGCGCCCCAACGCCGTCAAGCAGCTCCAGGTCGGCGGCGAACGCGCCGGCGTGCCGGTGTTCGCCCCGCACCCCGGCGTCTCCTCGGAGTTCGAGGCCGCCACGGGCGACCCGGTGCAGGTGGCCCGCGACGGCGTCGCCGAGGCCAACGCGAAGTACCACGACGTGGTCATCATCGACACCGCCGGCCGCCTCGGCGTGGACGCCGAGCTGATGCAGCAGGCCGCCGACGTGCGCGCCGCCGTCGAGCCGGACGAGGTGCTCTTCGTCATCGACGCCATGATCGGCCAGGACGCCGTGGCCACCGCCCAGGCGTTCAACGAGGGCGTCGGCTTCACGGGCGTCGTGCTCACCAAGCTCGACGGCGACGCGCGCGGCGGCGCCGCGCTGTCCGTCCGCCACGTCACGGGCAAGCCGATCATGTTCGCCTCGACGGGCGAGGGCCTGAAGGACTTCGAGGTCTTCCACCCGGACCGCATGGCCTCGCGCATCCTCGACATGGGCGACGTGCTCTCCCTGATCGAGCAGGCCGAGCAGAACTGGGACCGCTCCGAGGCCGAGAAGATGGCCAAGAAGTTCGCGGACCAGGAGGACTTCACCCTCGACGACTTCCTGAACCAGATGCAGCAGCTCAAGAAGATGGGCTCGCTGAAGAAGATGCTCATGATGATGCCGGGCGCCCAGGGCATGAGGCAGCAGCTGGAGCAGTTCGACGAGTCCTCGATCGGCCGCGTGGAGGCCGTCATCCACTCGATGACCCCGCACGAGCGCGTGGCCCCCAAGATCATCAACGGCTCGCGGCGCGCCCGCATCGCCAAGGGCTCCGGCGTGAGCGTCTCCGAGGTCAACGGCCTGCTGGAGCGCTTCGCGGAGGCCCAGAAGATGATGAAGCGCATGGCCGCCGGCGGCGGCATGCCCGGCATGCCCGGCGCCCCCGGCGGCGTCTCCCGCAAGGCCAAGGGCAAGAACGCCAAGCGCAACAAGGTGAAGTCCGGCAACCCCGCCAAGGCGGCCGCCGAGCGCAAGGCCCTCGAGGAGCGCCAGGCGCGGGCCGCCCAGGCGCAGGCCGGGGCCGTGTTCGGCCGCGACGGCGGCGCGGGCATGGACGGCTTCGACCCCTCCAGCCTCAACCTGCCGGCCGGCTTCGAGAAGTACCTCAAGGACCGCTGA